The following coding sequences are from one Devosia yakushimensis window:
- the arsK gene encoding arsenite efflux MFS transporter ArsK, whose product MAASRIPASAIWALGVTQIIGYGTIYYAFTVLSPSIGASFGWSPEWVFGALTLALLAGGLVSPLSGHAVDKWGAVPTMTLGSLAAGLSQILLAMAPNGYLFAAALVVMEATSTLVLYATAFAALVQLGGRGAQRSITHLTLIAGFASTIFWPLTATLLNWMDWRMVYLLFAALNIGVCAPLHFWLGRLSPAPDLAEPAGETPGNPSADAAGSLSPDRRNLGFVLILVAFAFLGLLMSAITLQILPLLTALNLGSGIVLITSVFGPAQVLSRLTNMVFGKEFPATSLAVVAAILLPAGTAVLALTAPSVAGGVIFALLFGLGSGLTSIVSGSLPLQLFGRQGYGARLGWLSSARQVASAIAPFAMAVAMGLAGVPLSLWAVVALGAIPVALFVAVAVLARPAFAKHNLRSGAPVPR is encoded by the coding sequence ATGGCCGCAAGCCGCATTCCCGCCAGTGCCATCTGGGCGCTGGGCGTCACCCAGATCATCGGCTATGGCACGATCTATTATGCCTTCACCGTGCTTTCCCCTTCCATTGGCGCCAGTTTCGGCTGGTCGCCTGAATGGGTTTTCGGGGCCCTGACGCTGGCACTGCTGGCCGGCGGCCTGGTTTCCCCGCTCAGCGGCCATGCAGTGGACAAATGGGGCGCGGTACCCACCATGACTCTGGGCTCGCTGGCCGCCGGGCTATCGCAAATCCTCCTGGCCATGGCGCCGAACGGCTATCTGTTCGCGGCCGCCCTGGTCGTCATGGAAGCGACCTCGACGCTGGTGCTCTATGCCACGGCCTTTGCCGCCCTGGTCCAATTGGGTGGGCGCGGCGCGCAGCGCAGCATTACCCACCTGACCCTGATTGCCGGCTTTGCCTCCACCATTTTCTGGCCGCTCACCGCCACGCTCCTGAACTGGATGGATTGGCGCATGGTCTATCTGCTCTTCGCGGCGCTGAATATCGGCGTTTGCGCGCCCCTGCATTTCTGGCTGGGCAGGCTATCGCCCGCCCCGGACCTGGCCGAACCCGCTGGCGAAACCCCCGGCAATCCTTCCGCAGACGCCGCCGGCAGCCTCTCCCCCGATCGGCGCAATCTCGGCTTCGTGCTGATCCTGGTGGCCTTTGCTTTCCTGGGCCTGCTCATGTCGGCCATTACCCTCCAGATCCTGCCCTTGCTCACCGCGCTCAACCTGGGCAGCGGCATCGTGCTGATCACCAGCGTATTCGGTCCCGCCCAGGTGCTGTCGCGCCTCACCAACATGGTTTTTGGCAAGGAGTTTCCGGCGACCTCACTGGCCGTGGTTGCCGCCATCCTGCTGCCGGCCGGCACGGCGGTGCTGGCCCTGACGGCGCCCTCCGTCGCCGGCGGCGTCATCTTTGCCCTGCTGTTCGGCCTGGGCTCGGGCCTCACCAGCATCGTCTCGGGATCGCTGCCGCTGCAATTGTTCGGCCGGCAAGGATATGGCGCACGGCTCGGCTGGCTGTCATCCGCCCGCCAGGTCGCATCGGCCATCGCGCCCTTCGCCATGGCCGTGGCCATGGGACTGGCTGGCGTACCGCTCTCGCTCTGGGCCGTGGTGGCGTTGGGCGCGATTCCTGTTGCGCTCTTCGTCGCGGTCGCCGTCCTGGCGCGGCCTGCCTTCGCCAAGCACAATCTGAGAAGCGGAGCGCCGGTGCCGCGGTGA
- a CDS encoding ArsR/SmtB family transcription factor: MDEHQALDAFGALSQETRLRMVRTLVIAGQEGLPAGAVGEAVGASSSGASFHLSHLERAGLVTSRREARSIIYTANFDGLAGLVEFLMRDCCQGHPFVVEGASKAAAACCAAE; the protein is encoded by the coding sequence ATGGACGAACATCAAGCCCTCGATGCATTCGGCGCCCTGTCGCAGGAAACCCGGCTCAGGATGGTTCGCACCCTGGTCATTGCCGGCCAGGAGGGCCTGCCGGCCGGGGCAGTTGGCGAGGCGGTGGGTGCCTCATCCTCGGGTGCCTCGTTTCACCTCTCCCATCTGGAACGGGCGGGCCTGGTCACCTCGCGCCGCGAGGCCCGCTCCATTATCTATACGGCGAATTTCGACGGCCTGGCCGGACTGGTCGAATTCCTGATGCGCGATTGCTGCCAGGGGCATCCTTTCGTGGTCGAAGGCGCCAGCAAGGCCGCTGCGGCCTGTTGCGCGGCCGAGTGA
- a CDS encoding ArsR/SmtB family transcription factor, which yields MESTDAIAALSALAQPTRLDTFRLLVRTEPEGVAAGELARLMDVPQNTMSTHLAILTRAGLITGERQSRSILYRANLDGFRELTLFLLKDCCGGNAALCAPLIAELTPCCAPEEGVS from the coding sequence ATGGAATCAACAGATGCTATTGCCGCGCTATCGGCCCTGGCCCAACCCACGCGCCTGGACACGTTTCGCCTGCTGGTGAGAACGGAGCCCGAGGGTGTTGCGGCCGGTGAGCTGGCCCGGCTGATGGATGTGCCGCAGAACACGATGTCGACCCATCTGGCGATCCTGACGCGGGCGGGCCTGATCACCGGTGAACGGCAGAGCCGGTCAATCCTCTATCGCGCCAATCTCGACGGTTTCCGGGAGCTGACGCTGTTTCTGCTCAAGGATTGCTGCGGCGGTAATGCGGCCCTTTGTGCCCCCCTGATCGCCGAACTTACCCCTTGCTGCGCACCTGAGGAGGGGGTTTCATGA
- a CDS encoding aquaporin: protein MSLDLSRRLVAEGLGTGFLVAAVVGSGIMAERLTTDMALALLANTVPTGAILVVLITILGPVSGAHFNPAVSLVFALRGALSAREAGLYVLVQVLGGIAGTLLAHAMFGLPLLQVSETVRTGGGQWFSEAVAAFGLVATILAGLRFERSAVPWLVGLYITAAYWFTASTSFANPAVAIARSLTDTFSGIRPLDLPGFILAQLAGALIALALMSWLLRGATAGALPNPSGQIK, encoded by the coding sequence ATGAGCCTGGATCTGTCGCGGCGTCTGGTGGCCGAGGGTCTGGGCACGGGATTTTTGGTCGCGGCTGTTGTCGGCTCGGGCATCATGGCCGAGAGGCTGACCACGGACATGGCCCTGGCGCTCCTGGCCAATACCGTGCCGACGGGAGCAATCCTTGTCGTGCTGATTACCATTCTGGGGCCGGTTTCGGGGGCGCATTTCAATCCGGCGGTCTCGCTGGTCTTTGCGCTGCGCGGGGCGCTTTCGGCGCGCGAAGCCGGACTTTACGTGCTTGTGCAGGTGCTGGGCGGGATTGCCGGCACGCTCCTGGCCCATGCCATGTTCGGCCTGCCGCTGCTGCAGGTGTCCGAAACGGTGCGGACGGGCGGCGGGCAATGGTTTTCCGAAGCTGTTGCCGCCTTTGGCCTCGTCGCCACGATCCTGGCCGGGCTGCGTTTCGAGCGCTCGGCCGTGCCCTGGCTGGTTGGCCTTTACATTACGGCCGCCTATTGGTTCACCGCCTCGACATCCTTTGCCAATCCGGCCGTCGCCATTGCCCGGTCGCTCACCGACACCTTTTCCGGCATTCGCCCGCTCGACCTGCCCGGCTTCATCCTTGCCCAGCTGGCCGGCGCCCTCATCGCCCTGGCTTTGATGAGCTGGCTCTTGCGCGGCGCAACGGCCGGGGCTCTCCCCAACCCTTCCGGACAGATCAAATGA
- the arsC gene encoding arsenate reductase (glutaredoxin) (This arsenate reductase requires both glutathione and glutaredoxin to convert arsenate to arsenite, after which the efflux transporter formed by ArsA and ArsB can extrude the arsenite from the cell, providing resistance.), which produces MSITIYHNPDCGTSRNTLAMIRQSGEEPEVILYLETPPSSETIEQLVAAAGLTLRQALRQKDTPFAELGLDNPGLDDEALLDAIKAHPILLNRPFVVTPKGVRLCRPSELVLDILPNPDIGPFTKEDGEVIIDQDGKRLV; this is translated from the coding sequence ATGAGCATCACCATCTATCACAATCCCGATTGTGGCACGTCGCGCAACACGCTGGCCATGATCCGCCAGAGCGGGGAAGAGCCCGAGGTGATCCTATATTTGGAGACGCCGCCCAGCAGCGAAACGATCGAGCAATTGGTGGCGGCCGCCGGCCTCACCTTGCGCCAGGCGCTGCGGCAGAAGGATACGCCCTTTGCCGAATTGGGTCTGGACAATCCGGGCCTCGATGACGAAGCCCTGCTCGACGCCATTAAGGCCCATCCCATCCTGCTCAACCGGCCCTTCGTGGTGACGCCCAAGGGCGTACGCCTCTGCCGTCCCTCCGAACTGGTGCTCGATATCCTGCCCAATCCCGATATCGGGCCCTTCACCAAGGAAGACGGCGAAGTGATCATCGACCAGGACGGCAAGCGCCTTGTCTGA
- a CDS encoding SDR family oxidoreductase, protein MSESLQGKVAVITGAASGIGLATAKALLEREATVVMVDRNEAALADLVGGRAIAQITDLLDVRSCNAMIPEILEKVPHIDILYCNAGTYIGGELTETTPEAIDKMLNLNVNAVMKNVHAVVPHMIERKTGDIVVTCSIAGHFPTYWEPVYSGSKWAITSFVQGMRRQMIPHGVRVSQVSPGPVASALLADWPEENLRKAKESGSLMDPEEVADAVVYMLTRKRSVTIRDMIVLPSNFDRV, encoded by the coding sequence ATGTCGGAGTCGCTGCAAGGCAAGGTCGCTGTTATCACCGGGGCGGCATCTGGAATAGGCCTGGCGACCGCCAAGGCGCTGCTTGAGCGCGAAGCAACGGTCGTCATGGTAGACCGGAACGAGGCGGCACTTGCTGATCTTGTGGGCGGACGGGCCATTGCGCAGATCACCGATCTGCTTGATGTTCGAAGCTGCAATGCAATGATCCCGGAAATTCTTGAGAAGGTACCCCATATCGACATTCTCTACTGCAATGCGGGGACCTATATCGGTGGCGAGCTGACGGAGACCACGCCGGAGGCCATCGACAAGATGCTGAACCTCAACGTCAACGCGGTCATGAAGAACGTCCATGCGGTGGTTCCGCATATGATCGAACGCAAGACCGGCGATATCGTCGTCACCTGCTCCATTGCCGGTCACTTTCCGACCTATTGGGAGCCTGTTTATTCTGGCTCGAAATGGGCGATCACCAGCTTCGTCCAGGGCATGCGCCGCCAGATGATCCCGCATGGCGTGCGGGTATCGCAGGTGTCACCGGGCCCGGTGGCGTCGGCACTGCTGGCCGACTGGCCCGAAGAAAATCTGCGCAAGGCCAAGGAAAGCGGCAGCCTGATGGATCCCGAGGAAGTCGCCGACGCGGTTGTCTACATGCTCACCCGCAAACGAAGCGTCACCATACGGGATATGATCGTATTGCCGAGCAACTTCGATCGGGTATAG
- a CDS encoding DUF5996 family protein has protein sequence MNNHWPQLDYLGWRETCSALHLYLQIAGKYRLAHTPWLNHSWHATFYVTPIGLASSPIPDGPGIEILFDFKNHMVVGTCGHGHSSSFPLEASTVAKFHENFVQLVTELGGTPTFNGEPNEVPNPVPFIADHRERPYDRDAVQRFHQALVAVDRVFGRFRTSFLGKSSPVHLFWGSFDLAVTRFSGRRAPLHPGGVPALPIEVAQEAYDREVASVGFWPGGGGVDYPAFYAYAYPAPDGFRAASIQPASAFWHEALSEFILPYEAVQSAANPDEALMAFLASTYDAAADLGHWDRDLLEWGPGRPRAVRAHDAGQVLSAPIAVGETVQREDGATKGRYRLVIDGAEAEMTYSRIGRRQLIIDHTYVPATLRGRKVGERLVQRAVEDARRDGVVIIPLCPFAKAQIERHPEWQDVLRRPPA, from the coding sequence ATGAACAACCACTGGCCTCAACTCGACTATCTCGGCTGGCGCGAGACATGTTCGGCGCTGCATCTCTATTTGCAGATTGCCGGCAAATATCGGCTCGCCCATACGCCGTGGCTCAACCATTCCTGGCACGCGACCTTCTACGTCACCCCGATCGGGTTGGCATCCTCGCCAATTCCCGATGGCCCGGGAATCGAGATCCTGTTTGATTTCAAGAACCACATGGTCGTGGGAACGTGCGGCCATGGTCACAGCTCTTCATTTCCGCTAGAGGCATCTACCGTCGCCAAGTTCCACGAGAATTTCGTCCAGCTTGTAACCGAATTGGGCGGCACGCCGACCTTCAACGGCGAACCCAACGAAGTGCCTAACCCAGTGCCCTTCATCGCGGACCATCGTGAACGGCCCTATGATCGTGACGCTGTACAGCGCTTTCATCAGGCTCTGGTCGCCGTTGACAGAGTATTTGGGCGCTTCCGGACCTCCTTTCTTGGCAAGTCTAGTCCCGTACACCTGTTCTGGGGCAGCTTCGATCTGGCAGTCACCCGCTTTTCGGGGCGGCGTGCGCCACTCCATCCTGGCGGCGTCCCGGCTTTGCCGATCGAGGTGGCCCAAGAGGCTTACGACCGGGAGGTGGCCTCGGTCGGCTTCTGGCCAGGGGGCGGCGGCGTCGATTATCCGGCCTTTTACGCCTATGCCTACCCGGCTCCCGACGGCTTCAGAGCGGCATCGATACAGCCGGCATCAGCCTTTTGGCATGAAGCCCTATCGGAGTTCATTCTGCCCTATGAGGCGGTGCAGTCGGCTGCTAATCCCGACGAGGCCCTAATGGCGTTTCTGGCCTCAACCTATGACGCAGCTGCCGATCTGGGTCACTGGGACCGCGACTTGCTCGAATGGGGGCCGGGGCGGCCGCGCGCGGTGCGCGCCCACGACGCCGGACAGGTCTTGAGCGCTCCCATCGCGGTCGGCGAAACGGTCCAGAGGGAAGATGGCGCAACGAAAGGGCGCTACCGCCTGGTCATCGATGGTGCCGAAGCCGAGATGACCTATAGCCGCATCGGCCGTCGACAATTGATCATCGATCATACCTACGTCCCCGCAACCCTCCGTGGCCGCAAGGTTGGCGAACGATTGGTGCAGCGGGCCGTCGAAGACGCCCGGCGCGATGGCGTTGTCATTATCCCGCTCTGCCCGTTCGCCAAGGCACAGATCGAGCGCCACCCCGAATGGCAAGATGTGCTGCGCCGCCCTCCGGCCTGA
- a CDS encoding pirin family protein, with amino-acid sequence MSWNPAFEPGCPADVGIDAIETLIIPRSRDIGGFEVRRALPAPKRQMVGPFIFFDQAGPAELLTGQGIDVRSHPHIGLGTVTYLFRGDFHHRDSTGADQIIRPGELNWMVAGRGVSHSERTSVAARSGPHSLFGIQTWVALPDRHEDMAPLFEHHGKAALPTIEDQGVSVRLILGNAYGKVSPATMFSEIFYADVQLAAGSRLPMPDEHEDRGIYIVEGSISVAGQDFEAPQMMVFRAGDKITIAAGDRGARVMILGGATLSGPRYIWWNFVASSQERIEQAKAEWRAQNWGQGRFDLPVNDRNEHIPLPD; translated from the coding sequence GTGAGTTGGAACCCGGCATTTGAACCTGGCTGTCCGGCAGATGTCGGGATCGACGCGATCGAAACACTCATCATTCCGCGTAGCCGAGACATTGGTGGCTTTGAAGTTCGGCGCGCACTGCCCGCTCCCAAGCGCCAGATGGTTGGCCCATTCATCTTCTTTGACCAGGCTGGTCCCGCCGAGCTGCTCACTGGCCAGGGCATCGACGTGCGGTCGCATCCCCATATCGGCCTGGGTACCGTCACCTATCTCTTCCGTGGCGACTTTCATCACCGCGACAGCACCGGTGCCGACCAGATCATCCGACCCGGCGAGTTGAACTGGATGGTTGCAGGGCGTGGCGTGTCCCATTCCGAACGAACCTCGGTGGCCGCCCGCAGCGGCCCGCACAGCCTTTTTGGAATACAGACCTGGGTCGCGCTCCCCGACCGCCATGAGGACATGGCGCCGCTATTTGAGCATCACGGCAAGGCGGCGCTGCCGACGATTGAGGACCAAGGCGTCTCTGTGCGGCTGATCCTTGGCAACGCCTATGGGAAAGTTTCTCCCGCCACCATGTTCTCCGAGATCTTCTACGCTGATGTGCAACTCGCCGCCGGAAGCCGACTGCCCATGCCGGATGAGCACGAGGATAGAGGTATCTATATCGTGGAAGGCTCGATCTCGGTCGCCGGCCAGGATTTCGAGGCGCCGCAAATGATGGTGTTCCGCGCCGGCGACAAGATCACCATTGCGGCTGGCGATCGAGGTGCACGGGTGATGATCCTGGGCGGCGCGACGCTCAGCGGCCCCCGCTACATCTGGTGGAACTTCGTCGCTTCTTCCCAGGAGCGCATCGAGCAAGCAAAGGCCGAATGGCGCGCCCAGAACTGGGGCCAAGGACGCTTCGATCTGCCGGTAAACGACCGGAATGAACATATCCCGCTTCCGGATTGA
- a CDS encoding LysR family transcriptional regulator, whose protein sequence is MDIEELQTFVEVADAGGITPAARRLGVSKSIVSRRLGRLESELGVQLLARTTRGAALTEAGVAFRDHAAKIVAEIEMARQTILPNGDLRGRLRIAVPLSVGPSQFAPMLAEMARRHPQLHIHAAYSDRFVDLIAEGFDCSIRVGYLPDSNLMVRRVGPFYGKLVASPDYVRAHGAPDTPAELLSHEALMQGTEAWQFTYGDKILMVQPQGRFKADNGTALVPAALAGLGIAWLPDCLVDEHLASGALVHVMTRYPPPVAGVYVVRPPGQYPARKVQVLTELLIEHLGELP, encoded by the coding sequence ATGGATATCGAAGAGCTGCAGACATTTGTGGAAGTTGCAGATGCCGGGGGCATTACCCCCGCTGCACGCCGGCTGGGCGTGTCCAAATCTATCGTCAGCCGGCGGCTCGGGCGGCTCGAATCGGAACTGGGCGTCCAGCTTCTTGCGCGAACCACACGCGGTGCGGCCCTTACCGAGGCTGGGGTCGCTTTTCGCGACCATGCGGCCAAAATCGTCGCCGAGATCGAGATGGCCAGGCAAACCATTCTGCCCAATGGCGACCTGCGTGGTCGTCTGCGCATTGCCGTGCCGCTTTCCGTCGGACCTTCTCAGTTCGCGCCCATGCTCGCGGAAATGGCCAGACGCCATCCGCAATTGCACATTCACGCCGCCTATAGTGATCGCTTCGTCGATCTCATCGCGGAAGGTTTCGATTGTTCGATAAGGGTTGGCTATCTCCCCGATTCCAACCTGATGGTGCGGCGCGTCGGGCCGTTCTACGGCAAGCTTGTCGCCAGCCCCGACTATGTCAGGGCGCATGGTGCTCCCGACACGCCCGCAGAGTTGCTTTCTCATGAAGCACTTATGCAGGGAACCGAAGCCTGGCAGTTCACCTATGGCGACAAGATCCTGATGGTTCAGCCGCAGGGGCGGTTCAAGGCCGACAACGGCACGGCTCTTGTTCCTGCCGCTCTGGCGGGACTGGGCATTGCATGGCTTCCCGACTGTCTTGTTGACGAGCATCTGGCGTCCGGCGCGCTCGTTCATGTCATGACGCGCTATCCACCACCCGTGGCGGGCGTCTATGTCGTGCGTCCGCCGGGCCAGTACCCCGCACGCAAGGTCCAGGTCCTGACGGAACTGCTGATCGAGCATTTGGGAGAATTGCCCTAG
- a CDS encoding alpha/beta fold hydrolase produces MGFITTDDGVQIFYKDWGPKDAQPIVFHHGWPLSSDDWDAQMLFFLSKGYRVVAHDRRGHGRSEQVSEGHDIDHYAADAFAVAEALDLRNAVHIGHSTGGGEVARYVARHGEPAGRVAKAVLVAAIPPLMLKTADNPEGTPMGVLDGFRSALAGNRAQFFRDVPSGPFYGFNRAGATVHEGVIQNWWRQGMMGSAKAHYDGIKAFSETDQTEDLKTITVPTLVLHGEDDQVVPIAAAALKAVKLLPNGTLKTYPGFSHGMLTVNADVLNADLLAFIAG; encoded by the coding sequence ATGGGCTTCATTACAACGGACGACGGCGTACAGATCTTCTATAAGGATTGGGGTCCCAAGGACGCCCAGCCCATCGTCTTCCACCATGGCTGGCCGCTCAGCTCCGACGACTGGGACGCGCAGATGCTTTTCTTCCTGTCCAAGGGCTATCGCGTCGTCGCCCATGACCGGCGCGGTCACGGACGCTCGGAGCAGGTTTCCGAGGGGCATGATATTGATCACTACGCGGCGGATGCCTTTGCCGTCGCCGAGGCGCTGGATCTACGGAACGCAGTTCACATCGGCCATTCCACTGGCGGCGGTGAAGTCGCACGGTATGTGGCACGGCACGGCGAACCTGCGGGCCGGGTGGCCAAGGCCGTCCTCGTCGCCGCCATTCCGCCGCTCATGCTGAAGACTGCCGACAATCCCGAGGGCACGCCGATGGGGGTCTTAGATGGCTTCCGGTCGGCGCTGGCCGGCAACCGCGCGCAGTTCTTTCGCGACGTTCCCTCGGGGCCGTTCTACGGCTTCAACCGCGCGGGCGCTACGGTCCATGAAGGGGTAATCCAGAACTGGTGGCGGCAAGGCATGATGGGGAGCGCCAAGGCGCATTACGACGGCATCAAGGCTTTTTCGGAAACCGACCAGACCGAGGACCTCAAGACGATCACCGTGCCAACGCTGGTACTGCACGGTGAAGATGATCAAGTCGTTCCAATCGCCGCCGCGGCCCTGAAGGCGGTCAAGCTTTTGCCGAACGGCACGCTAAAGACCTATCCCGGCTTCTCTCATGGCATGCTGACGGTGAATGCCGATGTGTTGAACGCAGACCTCCTGGCGTTCATCGCTGGCTAA
- a CDS encoding DUF2171 domain-containing protein, translating to MGGWASIDMAGADHPPSDIQFTSSTGVKMSDLSKIIKAMTVVGADGVKVGVVAEVVGQRIKLQPNTIGDHAVSSHFIPGGLVADIEGNVVRLSATGANAMLLDEEEDGSMAD from the coding sequence ATGGGTGGCTGGGCATCGATCGACATGGCCGGCGCAGATCACCCTCCGTCAGACATTCAATTCACGAGCTCAACAGGAGTAAAGATGAGCGACCTATCAAAGATCATAAAAGCAATGACTGTCGTTGGCGCCGATGGTGTCAAAGTCGGGGTTGTCGCCGAAGTCGTTGGCCAAAGGATCAAGCTCCAGCCCAACACCATCGGCGATCACGCGGTCAGCAGCCACTTCATACCGGGCGGGCTGGTCGCCGATATCGAAGGCAATGTAGTACGCCTCTCGGCAACCGGGGCGAATGCTATGTTGCTGGACGAAGAAGAGGATGGATCCATGGCTGATTAG
- a CDS encoding gamma-glutamyl-gamma-aminobutyrate hydrolase family protein has product MPSSPLIVVSVGAATDPQPYVRAVEQAGGQAVVMVPNGGAQPLPAQAAGIIFCGGAAVHPSRFGQELDLNIRKAVDEPRDAMEWALLGESLERRLPILGICRGFQMINVYLGGTLSQNLAAQGWQDNHRPDGARDLLAHGVVAKGGLLGSVYGDDPFEVNSIHRQGISILAAPLTPVVHTADGLVEGFESSDLNIVGVQWHPEELITEIPHQKLFSALICDMSWQWGTPS; this is encoded by the coding sequence ATGCCCTCCAGCCCGCTTATCGTCGTTTCCGTCGGCGCCGCCACCGATCCGCAGCCCTATGTCCGGGCCGTCGAACAGGCTGGTGGGCAGGCTGTGGTCATGGTGCCCAATGGCGGTGCCCAGCCCCTTCCGGCGCAGGCGGCGGGCATCATCTTCTGTGGTGGCGCGGCCGTGCACCCCTCACGCTTCGGCCAGGAGCTAGACCTCAATATCAGGAAAGCGGTCGACGAACCCCGCGACGCCATGGAATGGGCCCTGCTCGGCGAGAGCCTGGAGCGGCGCCTGCCCATCCTCGGCATCTGCCGCGGCTTTCAGATGATCAATGTCTATCTTGGGGGCACGCTGAGTCAAAACCTGGCGGCGCAGGGCTGGCAGGATAATCACCGGCCCGATGGTGCACGCGATCTGCTGGCGCATGGCGTGGTGGCCAAAGGAGGCCTTCTTGGCTCGGTCTATGGCGATGACCCATTTGAGGTCAATTCCATCCACCGCCAGGGGATCAGCATATTGGCGGCGCCGCTGACCCCCGTGGTTCATACCGCAGACGGCCTTGTCGAGGGCTTCGAATCCTCAGATCTGAATATCGTTGGCGTCCAGTGGCACCCGGAAGAGCTGATAACGGAGATACCCCACCAGAAGCTATTTTCTGCCCTGATCTGCGATATGTCTTGGCAGTGGGGAACCCCGTCCTAG
- a CDS encoding N-formylglutamate amidohydrolase gives MDLAADADGAPVDPNITVNWNADSEVPLLLSFPHSGATYPDDFGYDASLPFNVVDYPSDKYVDELFDGGAALGLGSIRANFPRAYIDVNRHQHDIDGTMLEAPERWYGRMQPTALRNGTTLFWSKAKEIDLYDRKLSHAEAKRRLATCHVVYHQALTTMIETTRRKHGSVVVLDCHSMMRFDTTAQGSGERPEVDIGTRYGESCDPDLAVRLVECFETRGYQVGLNRRFAGGEITLRYGWPEIDQHLLQIELRRDLYMDEETRLKNDRFDAVRQDCSDILSEFRQFVQERQQSRHNTRDREHMTMENANG, from the coding sequence TTGGATCTTGCGGCAGATGCGGACGGCGCGCCCGTCGACCCCAACATCACGGTGAACTGGAATGCCGATTCCGAGGTTCCGCTGCTGTTGTCCTTCCCCCATAGCGGCGCGACATATCCGGACGACTTTGGCTACGATGCGAGCCTGCCCTTTAACGTGGTGGACTATCCGTCCGACAAATATGTCGATGAGCTTTTCGACGGCGGTGCCGCGCTCGGCCTCGGTTCGATCCGCGCCAATTTTCCGCGCGCCTATATCGACGTCAACCGCCACCAGCACGATATCGACGGCACCATGCTCGAGGCGCCCGAGCGCTGGTATGGCCGCATGCAGCCCACCGCGCTGCGCAATGGCACCACGCTGTTCTGGTCCAAGGCCAAGGAAATCGACCTCTATGACCGCAAGCTCAGCCATGCCGAGGCCAAGCGGCGGCTGGCGACCTGCCATGTGGTCTATCACCAGGCCCTGACCACCATGATCGAGACCACGCGCCGCAAGCATGGCAGCGTGGTCGTGCTCGACTGCCATTCGATGATGCGTTTCGATACGACGGCCCAGGGCAGCGGCGAACGCCCCGAGGTTGATATCGGCACACGTTATGGCGAATCCTGCGATCCGGACCTTGCGGTCCGGCTTGTCGAATGCTTCGAAACCCGGGGCTATCAAGTGGGCCTCAACCGGCGTTTCGCGGGCGGGGAGATCACTCTGCGCTATGGCTGGCCGGAAATCGACCAGCATCTGCTCCAGATCGAATTGCGGCGCGATCTTTATATGGACGAGGAAACGCGCCTCAAAAACGACCGCTTCGATGCGGTCAGGCAGGACTGCTCCGACATTCTCTCCGAATTCAGGCAGTTCGTTCAAGAACGGCAGCAAAGCCGACACAACACCAGGGACAGGGAACACATGACAATGGAAAACGCCAATGGGTAA